The following is a genomic window from Mycolicibacterium sp. TY81.
GGCGCAGCGGTCCGGAAAACGGAAATGGTGGATCATCGGGGGTGCGGTGCTCGCCGTCGTCGCCCTGGTGGCCGGCGGCACCGTCGTCGCCACCAAACTCTCGCGCGACAACGCGGCGGCACCGAGCGCGACGCCGACGCCGTTCAACGGCCTGACCATCGTGCCGACGCACCCACCGGAGCCGACGGACTTCGACACCTGGACCCGCGTCGGCGACGTCGAGGCCACGTTCACCAACGACGGCCGGGCGGTACGCCTCGAGTCGAACGCCAACCCGACGGCCGCCTGGGCGGGTCTGCTCCAGCCCGGCGACCCGGCGTGCTCACTGCGGTTCACCGGGCGCGTCCGCACCGCGTCGGGCGGTTACACCCTCGGGCTCACCACGGAGGCCGGTCCCGCCGAAACCGATTCCGGCTCGATCCCCACACCGCCCGGCAACGACTGGCACGCGATCGATGTGACGATCACGAAGGCCGGCGAGGTCGCGGTGGATCTCGACGGCAAGTCCGCGCTGCGCCGCACGACAACGCCCGGCTGCGGCCGTCCCGCGATCAGAATCTCGGCGGGCGCAACGGAATTCGCGGACGTGCTGGTCGGTCAGGTGTCCGCGTAGGTCAGTACTTCATGACGCCGCGGTCGACGGCGATCTGGGAACCGGAGATGGTCCCCGAGCCCGGGCCGGCCAGCCAGGTCACCACGTCGGTGACCTCTTCCGGCGTCATGAACTCCTGCAGACCGGCCTTGCCGTCGTGAGAGACGGGCTTGTACGGCATCGGCGCGAAGCTGTGCAGGTAGGTCGGGTACTTGGCGAAGATCGCACCCATGGCCTCGGGCTCGATCATCGGCGTCATGATCGAGTACGGATGGATCGAGTTGACCCGGATGCCGAACTCGCCCACCTCGAGGGCCAGGGCGTTGGTCAGACCCACGAGGCCGAACTTCGAGGCCGCGTAGTGGCCGTTGCCCGGCGTCGCCTTGAGGCCCGCCGAGGAGCTGACGATGATGATCGACCCGCCGTTGCCCGCCTCGATCATCGCCGGGACGACGGCCCGGATGGTGCGCCACGTGCCCGAGAGGTTGACGTTGACGACGCTGTCCCACTGGTCTTCGTCCATCTCGAACAGCCGTCCCCAGCTCAGGACACCGGCGTTGGCGACCAGAATGTCGAGGCGGCCGAACTGCTCGACGGCGTCGGCGACGACCTGCTGCTGCGCGGCCAGGTCACGGATGTCGACCTCACGGGCGAGGACCTTGCGGCCTTCGGCCTCGACCAGGCGTGCGGTCTCGGCCAGATCCTCCGACGTCGGCATCGGGTAGGTGATGGTGTCCGAGACGGAACCACAGATGTCGATGGCGACGATGTCGGCACCCTCGCGCGCCATCCGGACGGCGTGCGCCCGGCCCTGTCCGCGGGCAGCCCCGGTAATGAACGCCACCTTGCCTTCGAGTGCTCCGCCTGCCGTCATTGCCAGTCCCTTCATCGCTTCTCGCCGGAATCAACCGCCACGCTAGCAGCCAAACTAGAACGCGTTCTAGTGGCTCCCGAAAGGCGGTCGTGTCGACTACAACTCGGCGATGATCTGGGCGCGCTTCGCGGTGTACTCGGCCTCGCTGATGGTGCCCATGGCGCGCAGCGTCTCGATCTCCTGCAGCCGCTGCGCTGTCGACGGCGCCGGTGGCGGCGGCACGACAGGCGGCGCCGCGGCGGCCGGCGCCGCCGCCGGCTCGCGCTCAGCGGCAGTGGCCCGCCGGACCACGTCCATCACCTGTTGCCGCACCGCTGGATTCGAGCGCAGGTCGGCGATTCCGCTGAGGGCCACCCCGTTCGACTTGAGGATCTGCAGGATGTCCATGATCGGACCCGACCGTCCCGTCAGGTCATAGGTGCGCCCGTCCTGCTCCGAGGTCAAGCGGACCGGCATCATGCCGGACACCAATGCGCTTCGCTCCCAGTCGATATGGAACTTGTTGGTCGCCGGGTTGACCATCACGACCAGCTTGCGGGCGGTGATCATCGGCAGCCGGCTCACCGAGGCCAGCACCTTGTCCTGCGCATCGAACGGAGCCAGCTGCGGCCCGGTGATGTGCAGATTGAGTTTCACCAGTGGCTGGTCGTTGACCCGGGTGCCGGTCTCCCCGATCCCGGTGACCTCGGCCAGCCCCAGTATCCCGCTGGCCTCGAGTTCCTCGAGCTCCGCCGACCGCATCTGGCCGAAGCCCGCCAACCCCAGCGCGACGAGTACGTCGATCGCCGTGACCAGCAGGCCCGCCCAGAACATCCACTTCAGCAATTCGTCCTGGCCGGTGTAGAAGTACACCGCCAGGAAGATGGGGCCCACCAGCCCGCCGCACAGCAGGACCATGACCTGAGCCTTGAGGTAACGCACCAGCATGTCAGCCACGCTCCTTGATCAGCCGAACCGATGCGAGAGACTTTAGTGCGGCTCAGTCGCCGAGGACGTCCAACAGGACGAACGAGAAATTGTCGGCGGCGCCATTGGCCCGGGCCGTCCCGATGATGATGGCCGAACCGTCGCCCCGGTCGTTGCACGCGGTGGCCGCCTGCAGATCGTGATGCTCCATCTGCCCGTGCACACCGTCAGAGCACATCAGGTAGCTGCCGGGCTGCAGCGGCGTCGCGGTCAGGTGCGCCGCGATGGGCACGCCCTGCCCGAGCGACTGCGTGATGATGTTGGTGGGCCGGCCCGACGCGTCGAGGACGGCGTCATCGACCGAAACCTGCGTCAGCGTCTCGCCCGCAACCGAATACACCCGGCTGTCCCCGACATTGAAGACGATCACCTCGTCGGCCGTCAGGCAGACACCGGCGATGGTGGTACCCATGCCGGCGAGTTCGGTGTCGCGGCCCATGTCGTACAGCCAGTCGCTGACATACGACAGCGACGACGTGATGTCGTCGCCACCGGTCCAGCCCGGCGACATGGTCGCGATCATGCTCAGCGCCGTCCGGCTCGCGACGTCGCCGCCGACGTGCCCGCCCATGCCGTCGCACACCGCGCAGACGAACGGGGCGCCCGGCTGCATCCGCATCTCCACCAGGACACCGTTGTGCGTCTGGCTGACCCAGCCGCCGACCATCACGGCATCTTCGTTGCGCTTGCGCCGCAATCCGGTGTCGGTGAATGCCCGTACGTTCACCCGCACGACAGGCCACCCCTCATCGTGTTCCCCTCCATCGCGAACGATCCTGCCATCCTGCCGGTAAAAGCACTGCGCCGACACCTCTTTCTCACGGCAAAACAAAGCGCCGCCCACCCTTTCGGGTGAGCGGCGCTCCGCTTGGAAAAACTAGATCACTTGATGATCTTGGTGACGCGACCCGCGCCGACGGTACGACCGCCCTCACGGATGGCGAAACGCAGACCCTCGTCCATGGCGACCGGCTGGATCAGCACGACGGAGATGTCGGTGTTGTCACCGGGCATGACCATCTCGGTGCCCTCGGGGAGGGTAACCACGCCCGTCACGTCCGTGGTACGGAAGTAGAACTGCGGGCGGTAGTTGTTGAAGAACGGCGTGTGGCGGCCACCCTCGTCCTTGGACAGGATGTAGACGCTGCCCTCGAACTCGGTGTGCGGGGTGGTGGTGCCGGGCTTCACGACGACCTGGCCACGCTCGACCTCTTCGCGCTTGATACCACGAACCAGCAGACCGACGTTGTCGCCGGCCTGGCCCTGGTCGAGCAGCTTGCGGAACATCTCGACACCGGTGACAGTGGTCTTGGTCGTGGTCGGGCGGATGCCGACGATCTCGACCTCTTCGTTGACGTTGATCACGCCACGCTCGACACGGCCGGTCACCACGGTGCCACGACCGGTGATGGTGAAGACGTCCTCAACGGGCATCAGGAACGGCTTGTCGGTCTCGCGAACCGGGTCCGGGATGGACTCGTCGACGGCCTCCATGAGCTCCTCGACGGACTTGACCCAGGTCGGGTCGCCCTCGAGCGCCTTCAGCGCCGAGACGCGGACCACGGGGGCCTCCTCGTCGAAGTCCTGAGCCGACAGCAGCTCGCGGACCTCCATCTCGACGAGCTCCAGGAGCTCCTCGTCCTCAACCATGTCGGACTTGTTCAGCGCGACGAGGATGTAGGGCACGCCGACCTGGCGGGCGAGCAGCACGTGCTCACGGGTCTGCGGCATCGGGCCGTCGGTGGCGGCGACCACGAGGATTGCGCCGTCCATCTGGGCGGCACCGGTGATCATGTTCTTGATGTAGTCAGCGTGACCGGGGGCGTCCACGTGGGCGTAGTGGCGCTTGTCGGTCTGGTACTCAACATGCGAGATGTTGATGGTGATACCGCGCTGACGCTCCTCGGGCGCGTTGTCGATCTGGTCGAATGCGCGCGATTCGTTCAAATCGGGGTACTTGTCGTGCAGAACCTTGGTGATTGCTGCAGTCAGCGTGGTCTTGCCGTGGTCAACGTGACCGATGGTCCCGATGTTGACGTGCGGCTTCGTCCGCTCGAACTTCGCCTTCGCCACTTCTGTGTCCTCCTGGACTTGTTGGTGCTTTGGTTAAGCAGTGTTGATGTGTTCAGTTGTGTGGTCTGCCGCAGCAAACGGGTCAGAGACTACTGGCCCGTCGCCTTGGCGATGATCTCCTTCGACACGTTCGCCGGAACTTCGGCGTACGAGTCGAACACCATGGAGTAGTTCGCCCGGCCCTGGGTCTTCGACCGGAGGTCGCCGACGTAGCCGAACATTTCGGACAGCGGAACCTGTGCCTTGACGACACGAGCACCACTGCGCTCCTCCATGGCCTGGATCTGGCCACGGCGGGAGTTCAGGTCGCCGATCACGTCGCCCATGTAGTCCTCGGGCGTGGTGACCTCGACGGCCATGATCGGTTCCAGGATGACCGGCTGCGCGGCAGACGCAGCCTTCTTCAGTGCCTGCGAACCGGCGACCTTGAAGGCCATTTCCGACGAGTCGACGTCGTGGTAGGCGCCGTCGAGCAGCGTCACCTTGAGGTTGACCAGCGGGTAGCCGGCCAAGATGCCGTACTGCATCGCGTCCTGCGCACCGGCATCCACCGACGGGATGTACTCACGCGGGATACGGCCACCGGTGACCTTGTTCTCGAATTCGTAGGTCGCACCGTCTTCGCCGACGAAGGGCTCGACGTTGATGATGACCTTCGCGAACTGGCCCGATCCACCGGTCTGCTTCTTGTGGGTGAACTCCACGTTCTGCACGGCCTTGCGGATGGTCTCGCGGTAGGCGACCTGCGGCTTACCGACGTTGGCCTCGACCTTGAACTCGCGACGCATGCGGTCCACCAGGATGTCCAGGTGGAGCTCGCCCATACCGCCGATGACGGTCTGGCCGGTCTCCTGGTCCAGGTGCACCTTGAAGGTCGGGTCCTCTTCGGCGAGCTTCTGGATCGCCGTGCCCAGCTTCTCCTGGTCGCTCTTGGTCTTGGGCTCGATGGCCACCTCGATAACCGGGTCCGGGAACGTCATGGACTCCAGCACGATCTGGTTGGCCGGGTCGCACAGGGTGTCACCGGTGGTGGTGTCCTTGAGGCCGATGACCGCGTAGATGTGACCAGCGGCAGCCGACTCGACCGGGTTCTCCTTGTTGGAGTGCATCTGGAACAGCTTGCCCAGACGCTCCTTCTTGCCCTTGGTCGAGTTGATGACCTGAGCACCGGAGTCGACCTTGCCCGAGTAGACGCGGACGTAGGTCAGCTTGCCGAAGAACGGGTGCGTGGCGACCTTGAACGCCAGGCCCGAGAACGGCTCGTCGGCCGACGGCTTGCGCGAGATGATCTCGTCTTCCTTGCCCGGGACGTGGCCTTCGGCGGCCGGGACGTCCAGCGGGGTCGGGAGGTAGTCGATGACCGCGTCGAGCATGGGCTGCACACCCTTGTTCTTGAACGCGGAACCACACAGCACCGGGTACGCGGCGCTGGTGACGGTGAGCTTGCGCAGACCGCCCTTGATCTCCTCGATGGTCAGCTCTTCGCCGCCCAGGTACTTCTCCAGCAGCGCCTCGTCGGTCTCGGCGACCGCCTCGATCATGGCGGTGCGGTACTCCTCGGCCTTCTCCTGCAGGTCGGCCGGGATGTCGACGACGTCGTACTTCTCGCCGAGCTTGGTCTCGCCGCGCCAGACCTTGGCCTTCATCTCGACCAGGTCGACGACGCCCTCGAAGTCACCTTCGGAGCCGATCGGCAGCTGGATCGGGATGACGTTGGCGCCCAGGCGGTCCTTCATGGTCTGGACCGAGAAGTAGAAGTCGGCGCCCAGCTTGTCCATCTTGTTGACGAAGCAGATGCGCGGCACGTCGTACTTGTCGGCCTGGCGCCACACCTGCTCGGACTGCGGCTCCACGCCTTCCTTGCCGTCGAAGACGGCAACGGCACCGTCGAGCACGCGCAGCGAACGCTCCACCTCGACGGTGAAGTCGACGTGGCCCGGGGTGTCGATGATGTTGATCTGGTTGTCGTTCCAGAAACAGGTGGTGGCAGCGGAGGTGATGGTGATACCACGCTCCTGCTCCTGCTCCATCCAGTCCATGGTGGCCGCGCCGTCATGGACCTCACCGATCTTGTACGAGATACCGGTGTAGAAGAGGATGCGCTCGGTCGTCGTCGTCTTGCCGGCGTCGATGTGCGCCATGATGCCGATGTTGCGGACCTTGTTCAGGTCGGTCAGCACGTCCTGTGCCACGGCTAGATTCCCACTCTTTCAGTTGCTTTAAGTAAATCCGCGTCGCCCGGTAGGGCGGTCAGTTGTGAATCAGATGCGCCGGCCGCCGACATTGGCGGCCGGCGATTGAGTCACCAGCGGTAGTGCGCGAAGGCCCGGTTCGCCTCGGCCATCTTGTGGGTGTCCTCGCGTCGCTTGACGGCGGCACCCAGACCGTTGCTGGCGTCCAGGATTTCGTTGGCCAGGCGCTCGACCATGGTCTTCTCGCGGCGAGCCTTCGAGAAGCTGACCAGCCAGCGCAGCGCCAGGGTGGTCGAACGGTCCGGGCGAACCTCGACCGGCACCTGGTAGGTCGCGCCACCGACACGGCGGCTGCGGACCTCGAGGGACGGCTTGACGTTGTCCATGGCGCGCTTCAGCGTCACGACGGGGTCGGTACCGGTCTTCTCACGAGCCTGCTCAAGGGCGCCGTAGACGATGCGCTCGGCCAGCGACTTCTTGCCGTCCAGCAGCACCTTGTTGACGAGCTGGGTGACCAGCTGCGAACCGTAGACCGGGTCGTTGACCAGCGGCCGCTTCGGCGCGGGGCCCTTGCGTGGCATTAGCTCTTCTCCTTCTTGGCGCCGTAACGGCTGCGTGCCTGCTTGCGGTTCTTGACACCCTGGGTGTCCAGCGAGCCGCGGATGATCTTGTAGCGCACACCGGGGAGGTCCTTCACACGACCGCCACGCACGAGCACCATCGAGTGCTCCTGCAGGTTGTGGCCTTCACCCGGGATGTAGGCCGTGACCTCAACCTGGCTCGTCAGCTTCACACGGGCGACCTTGCGCAGCGCCGAGTTCGGCTTCTTGGGGGTGGTGGTGTACACGCGGGTGCACACACCACGACGCTGCGGGCTGCCCTTGAGCGCCGCGGTCTTGACCTTGGCGGTCTTGTCGTGGCGACCCTTGCGGACCAGCTGGTTGATGGTTGGCATCTATCGGCTTTCTGTGTTGCGTTCGTACTGCGGTTTAAGTCTCTGTACTGCGGTTTTCGTCCGATCGCATACCCCGCGTCCGGGCGTGTCGCACGAGGCTAGGCACAGACCTTTCGGTGCACCACGGACATGCGAATTGGCCCGGCGTGCAGGCATGCCTACAAACACAATGGATGCAAGCGCCCAGTCGGCCAGGCACGAACCACCACGATACCAGTACGGACCGCCACGATCCAAACCCGCACGGGGCACTCAAACCGCAGGTCAGAACGGTGCAGCCGGGATCGTGATCAACACCTTACCGTTGGCGCGATCCCCATCGGGTCATCAGAACCACTCCGAGGATGACCGCGAAGATCACCACCACCCCGCCGCCGAGAACCGCGATTCGTTGCACCGACCAGAACGACGGCGCGATCCGACCCGTCTGCACCGACTGCACCGATATCGGCAGCTGCAGCGGCCCGCCGGCCACCACGGCGGCGAACGACTTCGCCGAATCGGCGGTGAACTGCCCGTGGATCTGGGTGCGTCCCGTCGTGATGGGTTCCAGCAGCGCCGGCGCACTGACGACCTGGGTGTCGACCGTGAAAGCGGTCCGGGCGCCGGTGTTGGCCGCGGTGAACGTCGACCAGACGTCGGCGGCCTTGTCGTCGAAGGTGACGAAGACGACGAAGTCGCCGCGCTGCCCGCCCTGGCGCGCCGAGGCGTCCTTGATCTGGTCACCGCCGATGATCAACTTGTCCAGCAGATACACCTGCTTGCCGTCGTCGGAGCAGGTGACGAGCGGCAGCTTGGGGTCGTCATGGTCGGCGAGCGCGTCCGGCTGCCCGCAGCGCGTGGCCTGGAACTGCAGCGACAACACCTGAATCTGCGGCTGGGTGCTCTGCCGCAGCGCCTTCTCATCGGCGATGCGCTGGCTGTCGGCCGCCTTCGGGGCCGACGGGGTCTGGGACGCCGGCTCGGCCTGCGCCGGAATCGTGTGGATGACGGGCCGTATATAGAGGCGGCCGACGGCGGTGATGCCGCGCAGCTGCGCCTCGGTGACGTCGGTGGCGCTGACCTTGAGCGTGTTCCCGTCCAGCCCGACGGTCACGTCGTGGCCACCGAGGTGGTTGATCCGGGATTCGACGACCTTGCGGGTCTGCGCGAGGGCATCCGGCGCCGTTCCGGGCGGCGCCTGAATCGCGACCGACGCGTGGACCACCGGACGGGGCGGGCCGGCGCGCCAGATGTCCCGGGTCACGAACACCGTCGCGCCATAACTGAGGATCAGCACTGCCAGCACCAGGGCGACCAGCCAGCGGGGCACGCCGGACGGCGCGGGCACGGGCGGCGGCCACCCGGGCGGCATCGCCGGTGGCATCCCCGGCGGCATGAAGCCCGGCGGTGGTGGCTGGGGCGGGTGCGGCGGCTGCCAGCCGCTGTGGTCGTCAGACATCACGCGCTCCCCTGATCAAGCCGAGTCGCGCTCGTTCATCCCTCGGGCCAGCCGTACCACCATGTCGGTGAACACCGCGTCGGTGTCGACACCGTCCATCACGCCCGTCATCTCCAGCAACACGAAACCGTGCAGGGCCGACCAGAACTCCAGCGCCGCGTAGAAGGCGTTCTCACCGTCGAGTCCGTACGACGCCAGAACCGCGATCACCGGCCCGGCCGCCGCGTGCGTCGCGGCGGTGTACTCGGGGTCGTCGCCACCCAGCGGCATCCGGGTGAAGGCCGAGTACCGACCCGGATGGTGATGGGCGTAGCTGCGGTAGGCACTGGCCATGGCCATCACGGCGTCGTCCCGGCTGCGGCCCTCGCCGACCGTGTTGAGCATGCCGATGATGTCGTCGATGACGCGCATCCGGACGGTGCGGCGCAGGTCATCGAGGCTCTGCACGTGGTTGTACAGCGACGGGCCCTTGGTGCCGAGCTGGTTGGCCAGTGCGTTGATGGTCAGCGCATCCCAGCCCTCGCGGTCGAGGAAGGTCAGTGCCGCGCTGACGATCGAGTCCCGGCTGAGCTTGGTGGCCCGCGCCGCCGCCCGCGGCCGCACCGGCGCAGCCGGTCGGGCATCCCCAACCGCTTGCGACTCTGGCCGAGGTGCCATCTGCCCGATCCTCCGGTGTTCTATCGTGATTCCACGGACCGCGGCGCGGTCGGTTAACTAATGACTCTAACCTCTGGACGCTGCAGATACGTTGCCATTTGGGCGAATCTTGTAACCGCGTCTCATGGCAAGTCCCACAGAACGGACGAACCCACTCCGCAGCACCTGCCTCGCAACGTAGGCTCCCAGATACCGCAACACCGTGCACATCGCCGGACCAGAACGAAGGGAACCATCGTGAGTCGCACAGCATGGGGAACCGCATTGCTTGCCGGACTGCTGACGGTCCCGTTCGCGGTCGGCGCACCCAACGCCGCCGCGGTCAACGATGACACCCACATCGTCGGCACGGGCATCACCCAGACCCTCGACTGCCACAACGGCACCCTGTTCGTCAACGGTAGCGGCAACACCATCACCGCGTTCGGTACCTGCTGGGCCGTCACCGTCCAGGGCTCGTCCAACACCGTCATCGCCGACACGATCGTCAACGACGTCACCGCCTACGGCTTCAATCAGACGGTCATATTCCACAATGGGGATCCGGCACTCATCGACGTCGGTCACCAACTGGGATTGGGCAACCGGCTCAACAAGATCCCCTGACCGGGTTCCGCTCCGGGTGCCGGTAACGCCGACAGGGAGGGACACCGCATGAACCCCAACCGAATCGCGATGGCGGCGGGCGTCGTCACCGCAGCCGCTCTGCTGCTGACCGGCTGCGGATCGCAGGACAGCAATTCCGGTAGCAGCAGTTCGAGCGCCGCCGGCACGGCAGGCACCTCCGGCGTGCCGACGACAGCGCAGGTCGAGGTGGGCAACACCATCAACTACAGCGCCGTCGGCACCACGCGGGAAATCGACTGCGGCAGCGGCAAATCGCTGACCGTGGGCGGCGCCAACAACACGCTGACCGTCAAGGGCACCTGCGCGAAGGCCAACATCGGCGGCACCGACAATAAGGTGACGTTCGACAAGGTCGACCAGGAGCTCGACGTCGTCGGCATGCACGCCACCGTCACCTACAAGGACGGCTCGCCGAAGGTCAGCAACACGGGCTCCGGCAACACCGTCACCAAGGGCTGAACCTCACGCCGGAGCGCCGTGCCGGCCCGCTCCCCCGGCGAACCGCTGCGCGCCCGCGAGCGACTCCGCGGCCACCTGCGAGAGGCTGGCGAACTCGAATTCCATTGCGGATTGCTCGGATTCGCCCCACTGCCGCAGCGCGGACATCCGGTCGGCGCGCAGACACAACTGTGGCAACGCCGCCAGCTGGTGCGCGAGCTCTTCGGCCTTCGCCCGGGCCTGCCCGGGCGGCACGACGCGGTTCGCCAGGCCGATCTGCAGCGCCTCGGCGGCATCGACGGCACGGCCGGTGAGGATCAGGTCCATGGCCCGGCTGTGCCCGATCAGCCGCGGCAACCGGACCGTGCCACCGTCGATGAGCGGGACACCCCAGCGCCGGCAGAACACGCCGAAGGTCGCGTCCTCCTCGACGACGCGCAGGTCGCACCACACCGCGAGCTCCAGCCCGCCGGCGACGGCGTAGCCGCTGACCGCGGCGATGACCGGCTTGGACAGCATCATCCGGCTCGGGCCCATCGGCCCCGGCCCCGTCCGGTGCGTCTGGTTCATCTCCGGGGTGCCGAACGCCTTGAGATCCGCTCCGGCACAGAAGGTTCCGTGGTCGCCCCACAACACCGCCACGGCGGCGGAGTCGTCGCGGTCGAACTCGTCGAACGCCTGGTACAGCGCTGCTGCCGTCGGCCCGTTGACGGCGTTGCGGGCGGCGGGCCGGTCGATGATGACCGTCGTCACCGGCCCGTTCTTCTCGACGCGCACAGGTTCGGTCATGATGCCTCCATCGGTTCGTCGCGCCGCGCCACCAGCTCGGCGGCGAAGTCTGCATAGGCCTGCCGCAACTGCTCGCCGGGCCAGTCGCCCGGGAGCAGTTCGGCAGGTAGCACGGGGTCGGCCAACAGGTGCCGGACGATCGCGGCCGCCGCCACGAACCGGCCGGGAACGTCGGCGACCGCGGCGATCTCGTCGAGCAGTCGACGGGCGGTCGCGGCCCAGGCGGGCAGATCCCACAGGACAGCGGCCAGACCCGCCGGATCGTCGTCCCGGCTGGTCAGCACCCGGGCGTTGGCCGTGATCTCCTCCGGCAGCTCGCCGGCCAGATTTGCCGGCCGCAGCCACAGGCCCTCACGCAGCTCTCCGAACCTGTTCTGCAGCAGGTCGTTTCGCAATTCGGCCCGCGTCCGGGCATCGGCGCCGACCGTGGTGATGACGACTGTCGTCCAGTCACCGTGCCACGGCCGGGTGTTCGGGTCGATGGCGGCATCCTGCCGGCGTTGCCGCGCCAGCAGGCGGTCGGCGAGCCGGTAGCCGTCGGCCGAACGCACCAGATCACCGGCGCTGACCATGCGTGTCAACGCCACCCGCAGCGTCTGCTCCTTGATGTCGAAATCCGAAGTGAGCCGGAGCAACTCGGCCGCGGATGCCCACGCCGGGTGGGCACCCAGCAGCACGCTGAGCACCACCGACCGGGCGGTCATCCGCTTCAGCTCAGCCATGGCCGTCAGACCCCGGAGGCCACCCGGCCCGCGTCACCGAACGGATCGTCACGGTGCCGCACCGCCTGCCGGAATCCGTGCTCGACGGCGTCGGCGACGAACGCGTGCCCCTCGGGTGTGTGCCGGGCGATGCCGTCGAACACCGTGCTGACCATGCGGCTGGTCGCGATCCCCTGCTGTAGCAGCGAGGTGTTGCACGCGAGCTTCGCCATGATCAGCTGGTTGACGGGCATGGCCGCGATGCGGGCGACGAGCCGCTCGGTGCGTTCATCCAAGTCCTCGGGCTCAGGGGCCTCGACCGCCAGACCCCAGTCGGCGGC
Proteins encoded in this region:
- the rpsG gene encoding 30S ribosomal protein S7; translated protein: MPRKGPAPKRPLVNDPVYGSQLVTQLVNKVLLDGKKSLAERIVYGALEQAREKTGTDPVVTLKRAMDNVKPSLEVRSRRVGGATYQVPVEVRPDRSTTLALRWLVSFSKARREKTMVERLANEILDASNGLGAAVKRREDTHKMAEANRAFAHYRW
- a CDS encoding SHOCT domain-containing protein; amino-acid sequence: MLVRYLKAQVMVLLCGGLVGPIFLAVYFYTGQDELLKWMFWAGLLVTAIDVLVALGLAGFGQMRSAELEELEASGILGLAEVTGIGETGTRVNDQPLVKLNLHITGPQLAPFDAQDKVLASVSRLPMITARKLVVMVNPATNKFHIDWERSALVSGMMPVRLTSEQDGRTYDLTGRSGPIMDILQILKSNGVALSGIADLRSNPAVRQQVMDVVRRATAAEREPAAAPAAAAPPVVPPPPAPSTAQRLQEIETLRAMGTISEAEYTAKRAQIIAEL
- the rpsL gene encoding 30S ribosomal protein S12 translates to MPTINQLVRKGRHDKTAKVKTAALKGSPQRRGVCTRVYTTTPKKPNSALRKVARVKLTSQVEVTAYIPGEGHNLQEHSMVLVRGGRVKDLPGVRYKIIRGSLDTQGVKNRKQARSRYGAKKEKS
- a CDS encoding DUF3060 domain-containing protein, which gives rise to MNPNRIAMAAGVVTAAALLLTGCGSQDSNSGSSSSSAAGTAGTSGVPTTAQVEVGNTINYSAVGTTREIDCGSGKSLTVGGANNTLTVKGTCAKANIGGTDNKVTFDKVDQELDVVGMHATVTYKDGSPKVSNTGSGNTVTKG
- the tuf gene encoding elongation factor Tu, with amino-acid sequence MAKAKFERTKPHVNIGTIGHVDHGKTTLTAAITKVLHDKYPDLNESRAFDQIDNAPEERQRGITINISHVEYQTDKRHYAHVDAPGHADYIKNMITGAAQMDGAILVVAATDGPMPQTREHVLLARQVGVPYILVALNKSDMVEDEELLELVEMEVRELLSAQDFDEEAPVVRVSALKALEGDPTWVKSVEELMEAVDESIPDPVRETDKPFLMPVEDVFTITGRGTVVTGRVERGVINVNEEVEIVGIRPTTTKTTVTGVEMFRKLLDQGQAGDNVGLLVRGIKREEVERGQVVVKPGTTTPHTEFEGSVYILSKDEGGRHTPFFNNYRPQFYFRTTDVTGVVTLPEGTEMVMPGDNTDISVVLIQPVAMDEGLRFAIREGGRTVGAGRVTKIIK
- the fusA gene encoding elongation factor G is translated as MAQDVLTDLNKVRNIGIMAHIDAGKTTTTERILFYTGISYKIGEVHDGAATMDWMEQEQERGITITSAATTCFWNDNQINIIDTPGHVDFTVEVERSLRVLDGAVAVFDGKEGVEPQSEQVWRQADKYDVPRICFVNKMDKLGADFYFSVQTMKDRLGANVIPIQLPIGSEGDFEGVVDLVEMKAKVWRGETKLGEKYDVVDIPADLQEKAEEYRTAMIEAVAETDEALLEKYLGGEELTIEEIKGGLRKLTVTSAAYPVLCGSAFKNKGVQPMLDAVIDYLPTPLDVPAAEGHVPGKEDEIISRKPSADEPFSGLAFKVATHPFFGKLTYVRVYSGKVDSGAQVINSTKGKKERLGKLFQMHSNKENPVESAAAGHIYAVIGLKDTTTGDTLCDPANQIVLESMTFPDPVIEVAIEPKTKSDQEKLGTAIQKLAEEDPTFKVHLDQETGQTVIGGMGELHLDILVDRMRREFKVEANVGKPQVAYRETIRKAVQNVEFTHKKQTGGSGQFAKVIINVEPFVGEDGATYEFENKVTGGRIPREYIPSVDAGAQDAMQYGILAGYPLVNLKVTLLDGAYHDVDSSEMAFKVAGSQALKKAASAAQPVILEPIMAVEVTTPEDYMGDVIGDLNSRRGQIQAMEERSGARVVKAQVPLSEMFGYVGDLRSKTQGRANYSMVFDSYAEVPANVSKEIIAKATGQ
- a CDS encoding mycofactocin-coupled SDR family oxidoreductase, with product MTAGGALEGKVAFITGAARGQGRAHAVRMAREGADIVAIDICGSVSDTITYPMPTSEDLAETARLVEAEGRKVLAREVDIRDLAAQQQVVADAVEQFGRLDILVANAGVLSWGRLFEMDEDQWDSVVNVNLSGTWRTIRAVVPAMIEAGNGGSIIIVSSSAGLKATPGNGHYAASKFGLVGLTNALALEVGEFGIRVNSIHPYSIMTPMIEPEAMGAIFAKYPTYLHSFAPMPYKPVSHDGKAGLQEFMTPEEVTDVVTWLAGPGSGTISGSQIAVDRGVMKY
- a CDS encoding TetR/AcrR family transcriptional regulator encodes the protein MAPRPESQAVGDARPAAPVRPRAAARATKLSRDSIVSAALTFLDREGWDALTINALANQLGTKGPSLYNHVQSLDDLRRTVRMRVIDDIIGMLNTVGEGRSRDDAVMAMASAYRSYAHHHPGRYSAFTRMPLGGDDPEYTAATHAAAGPVIAVLASYGLDGENAFYAALEFWSALHGFVLLEMTGVMDGVDTDAVFTDMVVRLARGMNERDSA
- a CDS encoding DUF3060 domain-containing protein, which gives rise to MSRTAWGTALLAGLLTVPFAVGAPNAAAVNDDTHIVGTGITQTLDCHNGTLFVNGSGNTITAFGTCWAVTVQGSSNTVIADTIVNDVTAYGFNQTVIFHNGDPALIDVGHQLGLGNRLNKIP
- a CDS encoding PP2C family serine/threonine-protein phosphatase — encoded protein: MRVNVRAFTDTGLRRKRNEDAVMVGGWVSQTHNGVLVEMRMQPGAPFVCAVCDGMGGHVGGDVASRTALSMIATMSPGWTGGDDITSSLSYVSDWLYDMGRDTELAGMGTTIAGVCLTADEVIVFNVGDSRVYSVAGETLTQVSVDDAVLDASGRPTNIITQSLGQGVPIAAHLTATPLQPGSYLMCSDGVHGQMEHHDLQAATACNDRGDGSAIIIGTARANGAADNFSFVLLDVLGD